Below is a window of Populus trichocarpa isolate Nisqually-1 chromosome 3, P.trichocarpa_v4.1, whole genome shotgun sequence DNA.
tggccttaatgTATTCGATTTTAATAGCATGCTTActattacttttaatttttttaaaaataaaagcttcAATAGATTTTGATTAGGTCTCGAgtcaatcttaatttttaatcaagtaacactaaaaatcaactttttttatttttcatgaaaccCGGCACATCTAAATGCTAGACTAACCCATTAAACCGATCTAAGTTATTACTGATCAGACTAAACAAACAAGGGTGGAGACATATAGCTAGTGGTTATAAAACACATGCGAAGAGATAATCTAGAAAGCCACATGCTTTCAGCCTTGTTAGAGAATGACCAGTTTTTTTTGGCAATCTTTGACATTTCAGGAGTTTAGCTAGGCATGTCGCCCGGTATCTTTTGAGTACTCATCTACCTGGTGTTCTCCGACTTGCTCAAGATTGTGTttatattgaatatatattagtTAAACAAGCACTATTGTTGGACCTCAATTTCAATGAAATATTCAATGCCTAATTAATCTTTTAGGCCATTTACACCaaattaatcatatataaataactctgttaatatatatatatatatatgagttaaACAACAAATTCATCTTGGCTTATGTTTCGAAAGCATTCTAGAAAATTGATTTGAGTAGCAGTCAatgatatgcaatttttttattttttgtcaataatTTCAAACCTATTTTGTAATGAGAAGTCAATAAACTAATTAGAATTATGAAAGGAAAAGTCTAAAATGGTGGAAAGAAATTATTTGGCTTTTTTGGACATACTCCTTTAATACTACATATATACTTcacaaaaaagtttaaaaactgACAATTGATTTACttcattcttgaaaaatattgttttttgttttgtcgtTTGATCATGAACAAACATGTTAAGAAAACTCTTTACTTAATAATTACAATTGTATGGCTTTCTTGTGATAGTAACTAGTATAAGGGTCATGCAACCTCAATTATTATAAGTAATGCATACAGAAGCAACAAATTAGTTCTTGGATGTCTTTTTAATGGAAGAACcttctcatctttttttatataatcacatTCCATTTTATAATCTCTTTCGGTCATAGTTATTTTGAAGCACACAACAAGACAAAATAGTCATCAAAGATTGTTGGACTTCAATACCAGTTGacgcaaataaaaataaaagataaaaagatttgTTGTATTTCAAAACTCTCAAAGaccaaaaacatcataaatttgAGGAGacaactaaaatatttaattttttatgtatttaagtCTCCACTTGTAAAAAGACTATTGCAAtcctttatatagaaaaatataaaaaccataataatacttaatagaaaaaaatgaactaggaaaaatattcccttcaaataaaaaaaaagcctagaaaagcatcataataaaaaatagaaaaatatttatttccctatatatatatatatatatatatatataaaagatcttGCTTGAGTCTCTCTGCGTCGGGAAAACCTCGTCTTCGAGTTCAGTCTTCAGTTAAAAATTATCTTCCATCATGAACATTCTTTTATGTGTAGATCACCCCATCGTAGATttctaatataatatttttgtgtAAACCATCTCATTATTAGTACCACCACCAGGATTTTGAATGATAGCAACtgacacaaacaaaaacaacacactAATTCTTTGacttatttttctcaatagAAAACTTCCTCGTAATATTCTACACAAGCATATTATATTATGCAACCTCGTCTAGCTATGGTTTTTTCTATAGCACATAGTATAGATAATCATTAATGATCGTTGAGTTCTTTTCGAGTCATGGTTGTTTAATAGCCCACAACAAACAAAATAGCTTAGGATTGTACCATATAGCAAGCAATAACCTAAAATCATTGGCCTCTTATATCAATTGACACCgacaaaaataacaaactaGTTCATGGACAtcctttttccataaaaaaaaaacctcatctttTATACAAACACGTCTTGTTATATAACTTTTTTCAGTTATGGTTGTTCTACATCAAACAACAAAGTAAAGGAACCATGGTTGTTGGGCTTTAATACTAATTAATGCAAGCAAGAGTGAAGGATCATGTAGTTTGTTACatgtcaaaatattaaaaaaaaaaactataagttCATGTCTCtacttatcaaaaaaaaaaactattacaattctttttatagaaaatactaaaaaaaatattaataatactgaatagaaaaaaaaaacaagaaaagatattcccttaaaatagaaaagcatcataataaaaaatgaaaaaacaaaaaaaatatatattttttcttaaaaaaaaaaaccgattctGCATCAGTAGGTCTCATGGTATGAAATGGCTCATAACTACGATCATCAACCCAATTCACTCCAAATTGAATTTCATTGAAAAGTGGAAGCATACACGGAGGGAAAACCACTTATATAACTATACCTACCATTGATGGCTTACGCCCCAATGGCGAGGAAGCTTACGCCCCACGTTATTATTTAAGATTCAAATATCACGAGATACATTTTTCTGTAAGTACActgtttaattataaataatttatttagaatctgaatataatttaattaaaatctgaTTAATTAAGAGAGAATTTAATGTTGGTACATGAAACTTGGACTAACCCTAATTGTTAGTTACAAAACCTTTGAACTACTAACAAACACAACTAGGATTTCTTTCCATCGAGATCCCAATACTACAATTGACACGCCTAGTATAAAACCTAACAACAATCAAACACAACTTGGATGATCATTCCTcggaaatcataattaatttcacCATGAAACCCTCAGCAACTTCTTCTTTGATCATTCTAAACGTTTTCATCATTTTACTAGCCTTCATTCCCTTCTCTTCTTCCTATTTTTTGCCTCCCTCAGTCCTAGGATCAGCCATTGTGCACCAAAATTATACAGCAATATCGAGTTTTCGAGTACTGAATAGAAGAGGTTTAATTCAGTGTCGTCACCCCAACCCTTACCTTCGAATCAATGTTAGCTCAGAAAACGGCCTCTTGTCAGACAATGAATATGTCAATGTTACTGTCAGTGGAGTTTTTCTTCCTTCGGATGATGACTGGGTTGCCATGATATCACCTTCTGATTCCGAGTAAGAGTTTGTAGATGTGCATATGTAGACATGCACatgaattgaattatttttttaatcttttcttagAATACCTTTACTGTGTATTATGGAAttctttttgtgttgttttgatgtatGATATTGTCTCTAAATATCTATATTGCAGTGTCAAGAGTTGTCCTCTCAAAAAATCTAGATATGTGCAGACTGGTGATCTTAGTAAACTCCCTCTACTTTGTCACTATCCTGTTAAGGTAATTATGCCATATTCTGATTCTAAAACCAGCCTGCTACagcttcttttaattattatttttatcagtttattGATGTGATCGATTCAGTTTGTAGATCCCATGACATTGTTAAAAGCAAAGGGTGGGTGCTCCTTTTTTTAGCCTGTTTAACTTGTAATccgaaacaaattatatatgagCTTAGAATAACATTAAGAGTGAACGTATAATTATAATCTTTGAATCTTTGAAATTGCAGGCACAATATATGAGCAATGATCCAGACTATCTGAAGTGCACTAAGCAGGAATGCAAGAAATACAACAATACTAATTGTGAAGTGTCAGCTTGCAGTGGTACAATATCATTTCATGTTATCAATATCAGGACCGATATTGaatttgtcttcttttctgGAGGATTTGAAACTCCTTGCATTTTAACAAGGTCTGGCCCTATGAAGTTTTCCAATCCAAACCAGCCACTACATGGGCATATCTCAAGCATAGATTCGACAGCAACATCGGTGCGTAAGATTGTATTTGATTAGTATTCCAggatagataaaaaaagatagatacggaaaggataaaaatatattttgttaaaagaatAGGAgcagaaacataaaataaatttgtatctaAAATAGTTTTGGAATGAATTTATATCCTTTTCAAATAAGAAAGACAAATAAGACATGCCCCATgtgtcttcatctttttttgtctccaaacaataaccaaacactaccttaaattaactataaaactTGTCAGTTCAATAATCATAACTGCACTAATCTTGTCCAGGAGTTCCATGCATTGCTTATGCTACAATTGACGTTTAAGCTTCTTGCTTATGTCGCAGATGAGATTAACATGGGTTAGTGGGGGTGAGGAGACTCAACAAGTACAATATGGAGATGGAGAAACACTGACATCAACAGCAAAAACATTTTCGCAAGATGATATGTGCAGTGAGTTCCTTGTTCTGATTTTTTGGTATTTCTTTGGTTTATAAAACGCTTATGTAGTGATTTTGAATCTTCTGAGAATTGTATGGAACTCATAGCTTCGGTTCTTCCAAGTCCTGCCAATGACTTTGGGTGGCATGACCCTGGGTACATTCATTCAGCAGTCATGACAGGACTAAGGCCTTCAACTACGTACTCCTACAGATATGGAAGGTAAACTATTGAATATGTCCCAAAGTTTTGATTTATAGCTAACTGGCCTGTATTCTTCCTATGAAGTGATTCGGTTGGCTGGAGTGATAAAATCCAGTTTCGAACTCCACCTGCTGGAGGATCTGATGAGCTCAAGTTTCTTGCATTTGGTGATATGGGGAAAGCCCCTCTTGATCCTTCTGTCGAACACTACATCCAGGTAGAATACAATGAAATGTAACGAAGAAATCGAAAAATGTTATCATATATAAGTTGAGGAAAACAAAGATGATCCATGGCATCAATGTATTGACCAATGTTCATAATCCGTGATCATGTAGCCGGGATCTCTCTCAGTGATTAAAGCCGTGACCGATGAGGTGAAATCCGGCAGTGTAGACTCCATCTTCCACATTGGAGACATAAGTTATGCAACAGGATTTCTAGTTGAATGGGATTTTTTCCTTCACCTCATAAGTCCTATGGCTTCTCAAGTCTCCTACATGACCGCAATCGGAAACCATGAAAGGTTTTCACTTGAACTTTTGAGTGTCTTTTTTCAGTGTCAGGATTGTGTTTCTGGGATTAATCACTGTATAAATTTATTCAGAGATTACATCGGTTCCGGATCTGTGTACATAACCCCTGACTCAGGTGGAGAATGTGGAGTTCCTTATGAGACTTATTTTCCAATGCCAACCC
It encodes the following:
- the LOC7460217 gene encoding probable inactive purple acid phosphatase 27, yielding MKPSATSSLIILNVFIILLAFIPFSSSYFLPPSVLGSAIVHQNYTAISSFRVLNRRGLIQCRHPNPYLRINVSSENGLLSDNEYVNVTVSGVFLPSDDDWVAMISPSDSDVKSCPLKKSRYVQTGDLSKLPLLCHYPVKAQYMSNDPDYLKCTKQECKKYNNTNCEVSACSGTISFHVINIRTDIEFVFFSGGFETPCILTRSGPMKFSNPNQPLHGHISSIDSTATSMRLTWVSGGEETQQVQYGDGETLTSTAKTFSQDDMCTSVLPSPANDFGWHDPGYIHSAVMTGLRPSTTYSYRYGSDSVGWSDKIQFRTPPAGGSDELKFLAFGDMGKAPLDPSVEHYIQPGSLSVIKAVTDEVKSGSVDSIFHIGDISYATGFLVEWDFFLHLISPMASQVSYMTAIGNHERDYIGSGSVYITPDSGGECGVPYETYFPMPTPAKDKPWYSIEQGSIHFTVISTEHDWTENSEQYEWMTKDMGSVDRSKTPWLIFTGHRPMYSSSTNRLFNVDDRFSKAVEPLLLQHKVDLAFFGHVHNYERTCSVYQSNCLAMPTKDRNGIDTYDHSNYSAPVQAVIGMAGFSLTKFSKPGSWSLTRISDFGYLRGHATKEDINLEFVNANTRQVQDSFRITKRQNR